The following is a genomic window from Rutidosis leptorrhynchoides isolate AG116_Rl617_1_P2 chromosome 8, CSIRO_AGI_Rlap_v1, whole genome shotgun sequence.
TGATCACTAAGCTTTTGACCAAGGACCCCGCTAAGCGAATGGGGTCCATGAAGGGTGCACCCTCGATTAAGCACCATCCGTTCTTTGATGGAGTGAATTGGGCTCTTCTTCGTGGGGCTTCACCGCCTTACGTTCCTCAACCAGTCACTTTTCAAGATTTTGTTGCCAAAAATGAGCATTGTGATGATCATATAGACTATTATTAGTCATATACACTACTAAAATATGTTTtagtttattatatttaatttgatCATTTGGTTTTTATGGTTTAGTTACTTGTAAAAATCTAATTCTAAAAGAGGATATTACAATATAGGTTCAACACTATTTCAACTTTGAATAGTTCAGCATCACATGTCATTCTGAGGTCTGAATGGTTCACCATTAAGCGTTTACCATTAAGCGTTGAATCATTCAGTGTTGAACCAATCAGCgctgaaccattcaattaagaggtaatTAAACGCACCCTAAGACTCTAAGAATTAGCAGAAGTTGCTTGTTTTATTGAtggacttcttcttcttctttttttagcTTATATATTACTTAGTTATATATGTAATTTTGAGACACAAATATgctctttattatatatatatatatatattataattataatgccAAGATTTATTCCAATGGCTAAATTCTACAGTCAAACAAGTTCCAACATTACACAAACAAAACAAACACACAACTACCAACATATAAAGAACAACATCCAAACCCTTGCTAAAAGATCAACCAACAACAACAGGTTCAACTGCCTTTTCGGCTTCTGAAGATGGTGCAGTCACAGGTTCCACCGGCTTTTCAGCCTCAGCAGATGGTGCAGCAACAGGCTCCACTGATTTTGCAGCTCCACAAGATGGTGCAGCCACAGGTTCCTCTGGTTTTGCAACTCCACAAGATGGTGCAGCCACAGGCTCCACCGTTTTCCCAGTTTCATTAGATGGTGCAGCAACTGGGTCGTCTACCTTTTTGTTACAACCACCACATGATGATGCTTCTTTTGGCCAAAATTCAGTTTTTTTCCCAGTTTTAGAAACGGTCTGCAAAACTGCGTCTGGCTCTACGTTTCCTTTCACTGTAACCTTCTTTAGCTCAAGATCAATGTCAAAACTTTCTACTCCTAAACATTAATTTAACATAACCAATATGTCAAGTTTTATAATTAACAAAAAAATGTTATCTGAAAGACTATTTTAAATATGAATCAATGATTGTGAAATTGGAAAGTATATATTCTTAAAAGAGATTCTGATAACAAAGGGCTTAACTTTTTTGTTACATCCTAATTTTTGTATTCGAAGAGATAAAAAGATAACCGCATCATATGGTATCGTATTCAAAGGCAAACTCATTTTTCCATCAAAAAAGTTATTTCTACAATTAAGAAATATTTTAGTTATGTAGAACTAGATAGATGCAAATGTTGAAAAATACCAAAATAAGCAAGTAAATGAGTACATCAGTACATGTAATATTAATTGGATCTAGAAAGCGATATATTAACATAAAAGATCAGCTTGCTAGTTCTTTGATTATAAATTTATAATACAACTgatgaataataaataataaatataaggtATAAAAAACAATATGATCAAATACTTAATAACTGATTCATAAATAGGACAGAAATTAATTAAGATGAACAATAAACCTTCCATATTAGTAAGAACCTTCTTCACTGCACCAGCACAGCCTCCACAGGACATGCCAACTTTTAGAACAACCGTCTGTAATCCCATAATCCCATCCagattattattttgtaattagtTCATCGATCCatacaaaaaatataaaaatatagttaatcatacaaaatactcTTAACAAATACGCTATAACATACGGAGTATAATTATAATCTTTAACCCTGAGAAGAAAAAAAATTAGCCATAACGTAACGTATAAACATTTTAACAAAACTAAGTTCTtcatattgatattattactgagTATATATCACGTGGACGTAGtagttaaataattaatattaatattaatattaatattaataataatatgcaaTATGAATATGATAAAGAAAAACTACCTGAGACATATTTTCTGATTCGTTGAAAGAATTTGAATAGAATTGAGTTCTGAAAAACTTGGAGGGCACTAGTAGTGTATTAATACAGAGAAAAAGGAGGACTGGTTAAAAGGGGAGATTCGATTTTACATACGACTAAAGTTGGAGTCTGAATCAGCTACCGTTTTTAATTGTTGGGTAGAATCAGATCCAACTAAATACGGGTGGTCATGAtgtttgataaaattgaatgattaAATGTCAAATGATTCATAATTTGAATTGATGAATGATTCAAAAAgtcttaatgaagataacataacgTTTGCGAAAAGGTTGGCTCGGTTAAGGatggagaaaaagaaaaaaaggaaGAGTCGAAGGCAAATCGATAAGATGCAACGAAGGAAGATAGGTCTTCTCCGACTTTGATTGGGCATAGTGGAAGGATGTATTGTGATTGCGATGATTTTTCTTGTGAAGGTTATTGCAAGTCGTggtatgttttaaataatataGTGCCTAGGGAACAATTCGAAGGAGTGAATTTGCGGTCTAGAAGAAATGTTGCTTATACCTCGGGATCCTATAAGCTCGATGATCATGAAGATGATTTGGATTACGGAGTTGCTATTCAAAATTTGTTTAGGGTGGGTATGTTTGATAAGCAGAGTGGTTTAGCGGACTCGGGCGTTGGCGGGTCTTCGGAGTCGACAATGAATAAAATGACCGACGACACCTTCCCTGCTTTTAATAGTATGACGACGAGTATGACCGAGTGTGAACCGATCATGGttaatttaataaattatattGATTTCTCGCGCCCACCTATTAGGAAGAAGAATCATCATCAAAAGCGAAAGGAAAAGTGGTTCAAGATGCAGAAATAGATAAGTTTGGAGTATTCATTAAGGACATTTGAGTTTCTTGTATTTCGGTTCTTGTTTTCGTAGCTTTTTTGTATTCGTAATTCGTTGTAATCGGTTACCTTTAGTTTTTGTTACGTTTTCTGTGTATGTTTGGTAAGACTCGGTATAGATAGTTCGTTAGGGTACCGCTTTCTAGGTACAAGCCTCAGCAGGGTCCTCAATTATACTTCTTATTAAATtcgttgtcttttcaaaaatgctATCTGATGTTATAAAATGTTATCGTTATTTTCgccaaaaaaaatgaaatgaacaACATGAATGacgtaaaattaccttattaatgTTTTGTTTGAATAAGAAGTTCAATATACTTGTTTGATAAATGTTCATAATATGATTAAAGTATGATATTACACAAAATTCAGGTGCTTAATGGTTAAAACGTGCGTTTCAACTTTTAATGGTTCAACACTAAATGCTAAATGTTaaatgttgaaccattcagcatCATATGTTATTAAGAATCATAAACAAACGTGCTGATTGGAAAACGATTCATCATTCAACATTGAACTATTCTACTAAGAAGTAAATAAATACATCGTTACTTACCATTAGAGTGTGGCCATCAATCACGCAACCATTAGAGTGTGGCCATCAATCACGCAAATACACTCGCCAATCCATTCCGTAATATTGGCGCCAATGACCTCAAGTCGCCAACGCTTGCCAACGAAAACGCGTGATTAGATTCGTGAATGTAAAGCATAAATGTTGGTGAGAGTTCAAAGAATATAGCCGTTGcaagattttaaaaaaaaataataataaaacaattagtaaaaataataataaagaataaaaCCGTTAGTAACGGCTATTTAattgtttttatcattattagtttttACTCGATTTTTAACTAtgaatatctcattttatatatatatattttttgtttaatATTTTAacttttgtaacgacccgtcaaaatcgttattaacgcggcacgttaatcattgattccacagtgaggttttgacctctatatgatacgttttgataaaatattgcattcattaaaataagtgactttctaaacatagaaagttataaacatatgggcaagtgcttaggtataagcaaaaccccaaaatacataagtctttaatttacaggttgacatcacagtccaattatttattacacaacgcagttttattttgaatgcaatatactttgtacaaagcatgagagactccatgcaggcaacaagcacatcacagcggaagcattctaaggacctgagaataaaacatgctaaaaagtcaacacgaatgttggtgagttataggtttaattgctcgagtcataagtatataaagatagaccacaagatttcatcaaaactttatcaatagattctacataacagagcaccctgataactaaacttaacgctatagtgataattaccccattcgttttaatacacgcaaaccaacgtgtcataaactcaaataacatacgtccgttaaaaggctagcgctctagctcggacggggatgtcaagccctatggatccatatacaattattcgcgcccaccagtccatattctatgtactggcagctactagttaccaaagttaagggattttcggtttaactcagtgtagaatttagtatgtacttgtgtcttattgcgtttaaaataaattgcatgtattctcagcccaaaaatatttaaagtatttaaaaagggagactataatctcacagttcaatattgcgattcaatattgtaggcaaattgcgtagacgtaatgatgatagacgactgtatggttggccttggattcaagaacaataccccgaataatacccaatattttcttagcttaaagcggtatgaaacccgaattaaaaacaccctattattattaaacttaaatttaaaattataattataatataaatataaataaattacaaaagaagaaaaaggatgtgttacttcgtcgagcaaaactgaccttttatagtacttttccatttactgtagctcatgcgatcgcatgagttttcagtgtttttgccatgcgatcgcatgggcgccttatccgtttttgtttgctagttcgtcgacatcaaatagtgtttaccgtagcaaatagtgtttaccgtagcaaatagtgtttactgtagcaaatagtatttactgtagcaaatagtgttttattgtaccaaatagtgtttactgtagcaaagtcgttttcactgtagcaaagtcgttttcacaaagttgttttcactgtagcaaagtcgtttttactgtagcaaatagtgttttactgtaggaaagtcgtttttacggtagcaattagtgttttacttgtacatcttataatatatatatatatatatatatatatatatatatatatatatatatatatatatatatatatatatatatattacataatattaaatcatatagagaattggtttaaattagttgaaattttccgggtcatcacagtacctccccgttaaagaaaatttcgtcccgaaattttgagtagtacctgttttatgagcgatatcagtgaacaaatgtggatacttttgcttcatttgatcctcacgttcccaagtaaactcgggtcctcgtctagcgttccaacgaactctaattatcggtattttgctttgttttaattgtttgacttcacggtccatgatttcaacaggttcttcgataaaatggagtttatcattgattcgtatttcgtcaagaggaattacgacatcctcttcagctaaacatttctttaaatttgacacgtgaaatgtgtcatgaatactactaagttcttgcggtagctttaatcgataagcaactgctccaattctttcggtgattttaaagggtcctacatacctaggacttagctttcctcatttaccgaatcgtacaacaccttttcagggtgacacttttaacatgactttgtcgcccacttgaaattctagaggttttcttcttacatcagcataactcttttggcgactcatggccgttttcaatcgctgttgtatttgaatgatcttttcggtggtttcgtgaataatttctggtccagtaagttgtctttctcctacttcactccaacaaataggagatctgcactttctaccgtaaagtgcttcaaatggcgttgcgttgatgctcgtatgatagctgttattgtatgaaaattctgccaacggtaagtgtcgatcccaactggttccaaagtcaatcacgcatgcccgtaacatgtctttcaatgtttgtattgttctttcacattgaccatctgtttgtggatgataagcggtgctcatatctaatcgagttcctaatgctttttgtaatgattgccaaaaacgtgatgtgaatcgggtgtcgcgatcagatatgatagagatgggtacaccatgcctggaaactacttccttcaaatataggcgtgctaatttcttcaTACTgtatgtctcctttattggtagaaagtgagctgacttagttagacgatcaactatcacccaaatagtatcatgactacttgcagtccttggcaattttgtaatgaaattcatggttattctttcccatttccactgcggaattttcggttgttgcagtaatcctgacggcttttggtgctcagctttgacctttgcacacgtcaaacatttgcttacataagtagcaatttctgtcttcatattaggccaccaatagaacttcttgagatcgtggtacattttcccatttcctgggtgaattgagtacctcattttgtgtgcttcatccagtactagttgccttagattaccatgttttggtacccatatcctaccagcaaaatacagggttccatcggcttttacttcaagttgttttctaaccctttgctcatttcgcctttttcagtttctgcttttaaagcctctaactgtgctgcttgaattttatttgtgagatcagtacgaattgtaatgttcaaagctcggaccctaagaggttttactctttctttccgacttagggcatcagctacaacattagcctttccggggtggtaacggatttcacaatcgtaatcgtttaacaactctacccagcgacgttgtctcatattgagttgtttttgattaaaaatATGctaaagactcttatggtcggtgtacactgtacacttggtgccatatagatagtgtctccatattttgagtgcaaaaactactgctccaagttccaaatcgtgcgtcgtatagttcttttcgtgaatttttagttgtcgtgaggcgtatgcgataacttttgtgcgttgcattaatacacatcctaaaccttggcgcgaagcgtcacaatagatcacgaaatcatcattttcttccggtaatgacaaaatgggtgcagacgttaacttcttctttaataactggaatgaggattcttgttccgtggaccaatcatacttctttcccttttgagtcaatgcagttaagggtttggcgattttagagaaatcttgaatgaatcttcggtagtaaccagcaagacctaagaattggcggatttgtgttggagtcttcggtgttttccatttactaatggcttcgatcttggcagggtcaactttaattccatgtttactgacaacatggcctaaaaactgtacttcttgtaaccagaaatcacacttcgagaattttgcgtacaattcttctttcttgagtatctctagtaccagtcgtaagtgttgctcatgttcttccttgttcttcgagtaaatcaatatgtcatcgataaaaacaatgacaaatttgtctaaatacggtctacagatgcgattcattagatccatgaatactgctggagcattattcaatccaaaaggcatgactaaaaattcatagtgaccgtaacgggttctgaacgcggttttaggaacatcttcttccttcgctctcagttgatgatatccggagcgtagatcaatcttagaataaacacttgatccttgcaattgatcaaacaaatcatcaatcctcggtaatgggtaccgattcttgatcgttaatttgtttaattctcggtaatctatgcacattctcatagatccatccttcttcttgacaaacagaataggagc
Proteins encoded in this region:
- the LOC139862462 gene encoding heavy metal-associated isoprenylated plant protein 33-like, producing MSQTVVLKVGMSCGGCAGAVKKVLTNMEGVESFDIDLELKKVTVKGNVEPDAVLQTVSKTGKKTEFWPKEASSCGGCNKKVDDPVAAPSNETGKTVEPVAAPSCGVAKPEEPVAAPSCGAAKSVEPVAAPSAEAEKPVEPVTAPSSEAEKAVEPVVVG